From Phragmites australis chromosome 5, lpPhrAust1.1, whole genome shotgun sequence, a single genomic window includes:
- the LOC133919279 gene encoding nuclear cap-binding protein subunit 2 → MASLFKDPNKLSAYRDRRFPGTQEEYEAALLASTTLYIGNMSFYTTEEQAYELFSRAGEIKKIIMGLDKNSKTPCGFCFVLYYSREDAEDAVKYISGTMLDDRPIRVDFDWGFEEGRQWGRGRSGGQVRDEYRTDYDPGRGGYGKMVQKELEAQRELVDYGGAFQPNAPPPYEKGERKRGYGDSYRNDRGDYQRKRYRNDDRSAPEGSRGAPDSDPVEKNPRFREKGDSDEEDDYDKRRRR, encoded by the exons ATGGCGTCCCTTTTCAAG GATCCGAACAAGCTGTCGGCGTACAGGGACCGGCGGTTCCCCGGGACGCAGGAGGAGTACGAGGCGGCGCTGCTGGCGTCGACGACGTTGTACATCGGGAACATGTCCTTCTACACCACGGAGGAACAGGCGTACGAGCTCTTCTCCCGCGCCGGCGagatcaagaagatcatcatgGGCCTCGACAAGAACTCCAAGACCCCCTGCGGCTTCTGCTTCGTTCT GTACTACTCTAGGGAGGATGCTGAAGATGCAGTCAAATATATTAGtggaacaatgcttgatgatcGTCCAATCCGTGTTGATTTTGATTGGGGCTTTGAAGAAGGCAGGCAATGGGGCCGTGGACGGAGTGGTGGACAA GTCAGAGATGAATACCGTACGGATTATGATCCTG GAAGAGGTGGTTATGGTAAAATGGTTCAGAAGGAACTAGAAGCGCAAAGAGAATTAGTTGACTACGGTGGAGCTTTTCAACCAAATGCACCACCTCCAT ATGAGAAAGGTGAAAGGAAGAGAGGATATGGAGATTCTTACAGGAATGACAGAGGAG ATTACCAACGGAAACGCTACCGGAATGATGATCGGTCTGCACCAGAGGGGTCCAGGGGAGCACCTGACTCTGATCCAGTG GAGAAGAATCCTAGATTCCGTGAGAAAGGTGActctgatgaagaagatgattaCGATAAGAGACGCCGTCGCTAA
- the LOC133917989 gene encoding phosphatidyl-N-methylethanolamine N-methyltransferase-like: MTESYPLLHAHKLDNDGSVAVLSLQYQPMNVGYVLRLANILVYQLLGESGTYYGVRFGKKIPWVTEFPFDYIKDPQYVGSMLSLVALLCWVPFQYVLLWCLVYVLMIWVENKEDPATRSKPLS, translated from the exons ATGACAGAATCATATCCTCTGCTGCACGCCCACAAGCTGGACAATGATGGTAGTGTGGCGGTGCTGAG CTTGCAGTATCAGCCTATGAATGTCGGCTATGTTCTCAGATTGGCCAACATATT GGTGTACCAGCTACTTGGTGAGTCTGGTACCTACTATGGCGTTAGATTTGGAAAGAAGATCCCGTGGGTCACAGAATTTCCCTTTGATTATATTAAGGATCCACAGTATGTTGGGAGTATGCTCAGTCTTGTCGCACTGCTGTGTTGGGTTCCCTTCCAGTACGTTCTGTTGTGGTGTCTTGTTTATGTTTTAATGATTTGGGTGGAAAACAAGGAAGATCCTGCCACTCGTTCAAAACCGCTCTCATGA